In Silene latifolia isolate original U9 population chromosome X, ASM4854445v1, whole genome shotgun sequence, the following proteins share a genomic window:
- the LOC141621448 gene encoding endonuclease 2 translates to MRFTNVCLVSLILVFLCPNVHAWGIDGHAAVCKIAQSRLSEGANAAVKDLLPDYAEGDLASVCSWADRVKFRYHWSSPLHYINVPDSACDFQYARDCKDEDGVKDRCVAGAINNYTSQLLTSKDILAAQSAQYNLTEALLFLSHLMGDIHQPLHVGHTSDKGGNTIDVHWYRRKTVLHHVWDGSIIETEEETSYDTQLDELVDALEHNITRKWADQVPEWESCSRDTTTCPNIYASESIKAACDIAYKGVDEDSTLEDEYFESRLPTVNIRLAQAGVRLAATLNNIFR, encoded by the exons ATGAGGTTTACTAATGTTTGCCTGGTTTCCTTGATACTTGTTTTTCTTTGTCCAAATGTTCACGCTTGGGGCATCGATGGCCATGCTGCTGTTTGTAAAATTGCTCAG TCAAGGCTAAGTGAAGGAGCAAATGCGGCAGTGAAGGATCTTCTACCAGACTACGCAGAAGGCGACTTGGCGAGTGTATGTTCCTGGGCTGACCGTGTTAAGTTCCGCTACCATTGGTCGTCACCCCTTCATTACATTAACGTCCCTGATTCTGCCTGTGATTTTCAGTATGCTA GGGATTGCAAGGATGAAGATGGAGTTAAAGACAGGTGCGTTGCCGGGGCAATCAACAATTACACTTCTCAACTTCTTACTTCTAAGGACATTCTGGCTGCTCAGTCTGCTCAAT ATAATCTCACTGAAGCACTTCTCTTCCTGTCACATCTTATGGGAGATATTcatcag CCATTGCATGTCGGTCATACTTCTGACAAGGGTGGAAACACAATTGATGTCCATTGGTACAGAAGGAAGACGGTACTCCATCAT GTTTGGGATGGCAGCATAATTGAGACAGAAGAAGAAACAAGTTATGACACACAACTGGATGAACTAGTTGATGCACTCGAGCATAACATTACG AGAAAATGGGCTGACCAAGTTCCAGAGTGGGAAAGCTGCTCTCGCGATACGACCACATGCCCCAACAT ATATGCATCAGAAAGTATCAAGGCAGCCTGTGATATCGCCTACAAAGGTGTGGATGAAGACTCGACTTTAGAAG ATGAATATTTTGAGTCCCGTTTGCCAACAGTTAATATACGCTTAGCTCAAGCTGGAGTACGCTTGGCTGCTACACTCAACAATATATTTCGTTAA